The following proteins come from a genomic window of Bradyrhizobium paxllaeri:
- a CDS encoding NADH-quinone oxidoreductase subunit D has translation MNEQNLRNFTINFGPQHPAAHGVLRLVLELDGEVVERVDPHIGLLHRGTEKLIEQKTYLQAIPYFDRLDYVAPMNQEHAFCLAAEKLLGIAVPRRGQLIRVLYCEIGRILSHLLNVTTQAMDVGALTPPLWGFEEREKLMVFYERASGSRMHAAYFRVGGVHQDLPPKLIDDIEAWCDPFLQVVADLETLLTGNRIFKQRNVDIGVVSLKEAWEWGFSGVMVRGSGAAWDLRKAQPYECYDEMDFDIPIGKNGDCYDRYLIRMEEMRQSVRIMKQCIAKLRAPDGQGPVVVEDNKIAPPRRGEMKRSMEALIHHFKLYTEGMRVPAGEVYAAVEAPKGEFGVYLVSDGTNKPYKCKIRAPGFAHLQAMHHICKGHLLADVSAILGSLDIVFGEVDR, from the coding sequence ATGAACGAACAGAATCTTCGCAATTTCACCATCAACTTCGGGCCGCAGCATCCTGCGGCGCACGGCGTGTTGCGTCTCGTCCTTGAATTGGACGGCGAAGTCGTCGAGCGCGTCGATCCACATATCGGCCTGCTTCATCGCGGCACGGAAAAGCTGATCGAGCAGAAGACCTATTTGCAGGCGATCCCCTATTTCGACCGGCTCGACTACGTCGCGCCGATGAATCAGGAGCATGCCTTCTGTCTCGCGGCGGAAAAGCTGCTCGGCATCGCGGTGCCGCGCCGCGGGCAACTGATCCGCGTGCTGTACTGCGAAATCGGCCGCATCCTGTCGCATCTGCTCAACGTCACCACGCAGGCGATGGACGTCGGCGCGCTGACCCCGCCGCTGTGGGGCTTTGAAGAGCGCGAAAAGCTGATGGTGTTTTACGAGCGCGCCTCCGGCTCGCGCATGCACGCGGCCTATTTCCGCGTCGGCGGCGTGCATCAGGACCTGCCGCCGAAGCTGATCGACGACATCGAGGCCTGGTGCGACCCGTTCCTGCAGGTGGTCGCCGATCTCGAAACGCTCCTGACCGGCAACCGCATCTTCAAGCAGCGCAACGTCGATATCGGCGTGGTGTCGCTGAAGGAGGCCTGGGAGTGGGGTTTCTCCGGCGTGATGGTGCGCGGCTCGGGCGCGGCGTGGGACCTGCGCAAGGCGCAGCCCTATGAGTGCTACGACGAGATGGATTTCGACATCCCGATCGGCAAGAACGGCGACTGCTATGACCGCTATCTGATCCGCATGGAAGAGATGCGTCAGTCCGTGCGCATCATGAAGCAGTGCATCGCGAAGCTGCGCGCGCCGGACGGTCAGGGGCCGGTCGTCGTCGAGGACAACAAGATCGCGCCGCCCCGCCGCGGCGAGATGAAGCGTTCGATGGAAGCGCTCATCCACCACTTCAAGCTCTACACTGAGGGCATGCGCGTGCCGGCCGGCGAGGTCTATGCCGCGGTCGAGGCGCCGAAGGGCGAGTTCGGCGTCTATCTGGTCTCCGACGGCACCAACAAGCCCTACAAGTGCAAGATCCGCGCGCCGGGTTTTGCCCATCTGCAGGCGATGCATCACATCTGCAAGGGACATCTGCTCGCCGACGTCTCGGCGATCCTCGGCTCGCTCGACATCGTGTTCGGAGAGGTCGATCGGTGA